The DNA segment CACATCAATATTTCAAATACTAACTTTATATGTATTACAATGTATATAATAAATATATGTGTCAATAATTACTATATAAAATAATTTATGGGGGAATATGATGAACGAAATCAAATACCTATTAGAGATTGCCGACATAAAAGACACAGAGTACAAAAACACTTTAGCTTTGACATCTTTGATAGAATTGCTTATCGAAAAAGGAATAATATCTCAATCAGAAATAGCTAAAAAATCATATGAAATCAAAATAAAGACCGCCCAATAAATGAAATCCGGCAAAACCGGATTTTATTTATTCATTTATGTAGACACGTGGCTATTCCGATACTATAATAAAGAGTAAGGAGGGGTTTTTCGTGAAAGATTTTCTCTCACGGTACCAAAGCACTATAAGAAATTCAATCGCAATATTGGCAATCATACTAAGCTTTTACCTATTTGTGTTTAAACTTATTCCATTTTTAATGCCTTTTGCAGTGGCATTGTTTTTGGCGATTTTAATTGATCCTGCAGTAGAGTTTTCAGAAAAAAAGCTGAAAATACCAAGGGGACTGTCGTCTGCATTCTTTATACTCTTATTAATCGCAATTATTGGTCTTTTAATAAGCCTTTTAGTCACACAGCTTGTGTTTGAACTAAATACATTGGCTGAACACGCGCCAAGCTACACAAAAAATTTTGATGTGGTAATATCTGACTTGATAGATAGGATAAGGAGATATTATGTATCGCTTCCTACAAATATTTCAACTTTTTTAGAAAGCAACCTTCAATCGATTTTAAATAATATATCTGTGTACGCTAAAAACTTCGCAGGATGGATATTAGGCTTGGCAACAAAGCTTCCTAACTTTTTCTTCATGTCAATAATAACAATCGTATCAACGTTCTTTTTAAGCAAAGACAAATGGCTCATATTAAACTTTATAAAGAGGCAGTTTCCATCCAATTGGGCATTTCACGCTGAAAATATAAAAGGAGATCTCTTTCAAACTTTAATAGGTTTTATACGGGCTGAAATAACTATAATGTTCATCACTTTTTTGGAAGTTTCCATAGGCCTTACGATAATAGGATTTGATTACGCGTTTTTGCTGGGGCTTTTGGTAAGCTTTATAGACATACTGCCTGTTTTAGGATCAGGCTCTGTATTAGTCCCATGGGCATTGTACAATATCTTCACCAAAAACTACCTTATTGGAATCTATCTGCTTATCATATACGCCATCGTCACAGTCGTAAGGCAGATGATAGAGCCAAAGATAGTCGGTCAAAGCATAGGCCTTCATCCTCTTGTGACGCTTTTATCCATGTTTATCGGTGCAAGGCTTTTTGGTGGTCTTGGGCTTATAATGGGACCAGTTTTCGTAGTCGTCTTTAAAACATTCCAAAAATCCGGCATAATACCATCGTGGAAGTAAAATACCCATCTTAAAAGCATCATGCTCTTAAGATGGGTATTTTTTATAAGCTTTCTATTTCCTTTATCAAATTGGCCATTTCAATTGCCGTAACAGCCGCTTCAAAACCTTTATTGCCTGACTTTGTCCCAGCCCTCATGATCGCCTGTTCAACAGTATCCGTCGTAAGGACTCCAAATATTACAGGCACATCGTAATCTACCGATATTTTTGCTACTCCTTTTGATACTTCGTTTGCAACATAATCGAAATGCGGCGTATCGCCTCTTATTACAGCACCCAGCGCGATAATTGCATCGTATTTTTTTGATGTGGCCATCTTCTTTGATATAAGGGGTATTTCAAATGCGCCTGGCGTCCAAGCAATATCAATGCTTTCATCATCAATACCATGTCTTCTTAAAGCATCCAAAGCACCATCCAAAAGTTTATTTGTTATAAATTCATTAAATCTGCTTACAACAAGCCCTACCTTTAGTCCATCTCCAATGAGTTTTCCTTCATACTTTTTCAATACAATCTCTCCTTTGCTTATTTTTAAAATGAAGTAAATATGTG comes from the Thermoanaerobacterium aotearoense genome and includes:
- the ytvI gene encoding sporulation integral membrane protein YtvI, which codes for MKDFLSRYQSTIRNSIAILAIILSFYLFVFKLIPFLMPFAVALFLAILIDPAVEFSEKKLKIPRGLSSAFFILLLIAIIGLLISLLVTQLVFELNTLAEHAPSYTKNFDVVISDLIDRIRRYYVSLPTNISTFLESNLQSILNNISVYAKNFAGWILGLATKLPNFFFMSIITIVSTFFLSKDKWLILNFIKRQFPSNWAFHAENIKGDLFQTLIGFIRAEITIMFITFLEVSIGLTIIGFDYAFLLGLLVSFIDILPVLGSGSVLVPWALYNIFTKNYLIGIYLLIIYAIVTVVRQMIEPKIVGQSIGLHPLVTLLSMFIGARLFGGLGLIMGPVFVVVFKTFQKSGIIPSWK
- the ribH gene encoding 6,7-dimethyl-8-ribityllumazine synthase, whose product is MKKYEGKLIGDGLKVGLVVSRFNEFITNKLLDGALDALRRHGIDDESIDIAWTPGAFEIPLISKKMATSKKYDAIIALGAVIRGDTPHFDYVANEVSKGVAKISVDYDVPVIFGVLTTDTVEQAIMRAGTKSGNKGFEAAVTAIEMANLIKEIESL